CCCATCGACCAAGCCAATCGGCCAGACCTTGTGCCGCTGATAAGGGCCAGTGAAACCGTCGGCAAGGCGCTTACGCCGGGTGCAGTGGTCATTTACGAATCCACGGTGTACCCAGGTGCCACCGAAGAGGTCTGTGTGCCGGTGCTGGAGGGCGTCAGCGGCCTCAAGTTCAACCAAGGCTTCTTTTGCGGCTACAGCCCCGAGCGCATCAATCCTGGTGACAAGGTCAACACCCTCACCAAGATCAAAAAAATCACCAGCGGCAGCACGCCCGAAGTGGCCGACGCAGTCGATGCGCTATACCGCAGCATCATCACGGCGGGCACGCACAAGGCCAGCAGCATCAAGGTGGCCGAAGCCGCCAAGGTGATTGAAAACACCCAACGCGACCTGAACATTGCCCTCATCAACGAGTTGTCGGTCATCTTTGCGCGTTTGGGCATTGATACCCTTGAGGTGCTGGAGGCCGCTGGCAGCAAGTGGAACTTCCTGCCCTTCAGGCCCGGCCTTGTGGGTGGCCACTGCATCGGGGTGGACCCTTACTACCTCACCCACAAGGCTGAAGCAGTGGGATATCACCCTCAGGTCATTCTGGCAGGGCGGCGCATCAATGACAACATGGCCCGCTACGTGGCGCGCAACACCATCAAGCTCATGTTGCAGAACGGCATGGACGTG
This genomic interval from Bacillota bacterium contains the following:
- a CDS encoding nucleotide sugar dehydrogenase produces the protein MNFKVESGTVAVVGLGYVGLPLAVEFGKTRPVLGFDIDPLRIRELQDGKDSTLEVLPQELAAAANLVFSCNATDLSRCNVFIVTVPTPIDQANRPDLVPLIRASETVGKALTPGAVVIYESTVYPGATEEVCVPVLEGVSGLKFNQGFFCGYSPERINPGDKVNTLTKIKKITSGSTPEVADAVDALYRSIITAGTHKASSIKVAEAAKVIENTQRDLNIALINELSVIFARLGIDTLEVLEAAGSKWNFLPFRPGLVGGHCIGVDPYYLTHKAEAVGYHPQVILAGRRINDNMARYVARNTIKLMLQNGMDVPRCRVGVLGVTFKENCPDIRNSKVVDMIREFESWGVQVVAADTWADPADVQHEYGLALGAIDPQSPVDALVVAVGHHEYRALSVAELRLLCRGEQPVLADVKSLFDRHAAAAAGFTVFRL